The following are from one region of the Streptomyces tuirus genome:
- a CDS encoding zinc-binding dehydrogenase, with protein MHAIRLHAFGPPENLTHERVEDPRPGPGQVRIAVRAAGVHLLDAALREGMRGGPAAEPTPLPTIPGREVAGVVESLGEGVAGLWLGKRVVAHLGFVPGGYAELAVTEVERLHEIPGNLDFAEAVAMIGTGRTAMGILQFAELGPDSVVIVPAAAGGIGTLLVQYAKNAGATVVGLAGGPEKTARVQAGGADLAVDYKGPAWPAKVRAHLGGRRATVVFDGVGGDIAREAVGLLGPGGKHIVFGWSGEGIMDGEPYLVDGVSEQVLGPVMLGRAGGPDPVRTLELRALAEAAAGRLTPAVQRFPLAEAAAAHRALETRGTVGKVVLEP; from the coding sequence ACCCACGAGCGGGTCGAGGACCCCCGGCCGGGCCCCGGCCAGGTCCGGATCGCCGTACGGGCCGCGGGTGTTCACCTCCTGGACGCCGCCCTGCGCGAGGGCATGCGGGGCGGCCCGGCGGCCGAGCCGACGCCGCTGCCCACCATCCCCGGCCGGGAGGTCGCCGGAGTCGTCGAGTCGCTGGGCGAGGGCGTCGCCGGCCTGTGGCTCGGCAAGCGGGTCGTCGCCCACCTCGGCTTCGTCCCCGGCGGATACGCCGAACTGGCCGTCACCGAGGTCGAGCGCCTGCACGAGATCCCCGGCAACCTGGACTTCGCCGAGGCCGTCGCCATGATCGGCACGGGCCGTACGGCGATGGGCATCCTCCAGTTCGCCGAGCTCGGCCCCGACTCGGTGGTGATCGTCCCGGCCGCGGCCGGAGGCATCGGCACCCTCCTCGTGCAGTACGCCAAGAACGCCGGCGCGACCGTCGTGGGCCTCGCGGGCGGGCCGGAGAAGACCGCGCGTGTGCAGGCCGGCGGCGCCGATCTCGCCGTCGACTACAAGGGCCCCGCCTGGCCCGCGAAGGTGCGTGCGCATCTCGGCGGCCGCAGGGCGACCGTCGTCTTCGACGGCGTCGGCGGCGACATCGCCCGCGAGGCCGTCGGCCTCCTCGGTCCCGGCGGCAAGCACATCGTGTTCGGCTGGTCCGGTGAGGGCATCATGGACGGCGAGCCCTACCTCGTCGACGGCGTCTCCGAGCAGGTCCTCGGCCCGGTGATGCTGGGCAGGGCCGGCGGGCCCGACCCCGTCCGCACCCTCGAACTGCGCGCCCTCGCCGAGGCCGCCGCCGGCCGGCTCACCCCGGCCGTGCAGCGCTTCCCGCTCGCCGAGGCCGCGGCCGCGCACCGCGCGCTGGAGACCCGCGGCACGGTCGGAAAGGTGGTCCTGGAGCCATGA
- a CDS encoding MFS transporter, translating into MSVTRTGEQGPPVDTDPRRWWGLVVIALAQLMVVLDATIVNIALPSAQRDLGMSDGNRQWVITAYTLAFGGLLLLGGRIADLVGRKRTFVIGLIGFAAASALGGAATNAGMLFGARALQGAFAAVLAPSALSLLTTTFTDPKERGKAFGIYGALAGSGAAIGFMVGGLLTEYLDWRWCLYVNVPIAIVAVLGALALLHDRPVRTGARLDVPGVLLGCGGLVAIVYGFSEAESRGWSDPMVLSLFAAGIVLLAVFVWWQSRAPSPLLPLHIIRDRNRAGCFLTMALAVIGMFGLFLFMTYYLQAILAYSPVKTGLAFLPLTAAIIVGSTQISARLLQRVPPRMLMVPGMILAATGMILLTRITTHSSYASEILPALLLLGLGMGLTFMPVFATATAGVAPQDSGVTSATVNTSQQVGGSIGTALLNTIATTSTATYVSAHLTDPSDRTRVMREGVVHGYTVAIWWAAGIMLLAGLVAGLMVTKKAPEHGTPTTTKVPEPVA; encoded by the coding sequence ATGAGTGTCACCCGGACAGGCGAACAGGGCCCTCCCGTGGACACCGACCCGCGCCGCTGGTGGGGCCTGGTCGTCATCGCCCTGGCCCAGCTCATGGTCGTCCTCGACGCGACCATCGTGAACATCGCCCTCCCCTCCGCCCAGCGCGACCTCGGCATGTCCGACGGCAACCGGCAGTGGGTGATCACCGCCTACACCCTCGCCTTCGGCGGGCTGCTCCTGCTGGGCGGCCGGATCGCCGACCTGGTGGGCCGCAAGCGGACCTTCGTGATCGGGCTGATCGGCTTCGCCGCCGCCTCCGCGCTCGGCGGCGCCGCCACCAACGCGGGCATGCTCTTCGGCGCCCGCGCGCTCCAGGGCGCCTTCGCCGCGGTCCTGGCCCCTTCCGCGCTGTCCCTGCTGACCACGACGTTCACCGACCCCAAGGAGCGCGGCAAGGCCTTCGGCATCTACGGCGCCCTGGCCGGCAGCGGCGCCGCGATCGGCTTCATGGTCGGCGGGCTGCTCACCGAGTACCTGGACTGGCGGTGGTGCCTCTACGTCAACGTGCCCATCGCGATCGTCGCCGTGCTCGGCGCCCTCGCCCTGCTGCACGACCGCCCCGTCCGCACCGGCGCCCGCCTCGACGTCCCCGGCGTCCTGCTGGGCTGCGGCGGCCTCGTCGCGATCGTCTACGGCTTCAGCGAGGCCGAGTCCCGGGGCTGGAGCGACCCGATGGTGCTGTCGCTGTTCGCCGCCGGCATCGTCCTGCTCGCGGTGTTCGTCTGGTGGCAGTCCCGGGCGCCCAGCCCCCTGCTGCCGCTGCACATCATCCGCGACCGCAACCGCGCCGGCTGCTTCCTGACCATGGCCCTGGCCGTGATCGGCATGTTCGGCCTGTTCCTGTTCATGACGTACTACCTCCAGGCCATCCTCGCCTACTCCCCCGTCAAGACGGGCCTGGCCTTCCTGCCCCTCACGGCCGCGATCATCGTCGGCTCGACCCAGATCTCCGCCCGGCTCCTCCAGCGCGTGCCACCGCGCATGCTCATGGTCCCCGGCATGATCCTCGCCGCGACCGGCATGATCCTCCTCACCCGGATCACGACGCACTCCTCGTACGCCTCCGAGATCCTGCCCGCCCTGCTGCTGCTCGGCCTCGGCATGGGCCTGACGTTCATGCCGGTCTTCGCCACCGCCACCGCGGGCGTCGCCCCGCAGGACTCGGGCGTGACGTCCGCGACGGTCAACACCTCGCAGCAGGTCGGCGGCTCCATCGGCACGGCCCTGCTCAACACCATCGCGACGACCAGCACCGCCACGTACGTCAGCGCGCACCTCACCGACCCGTCCGACCGCACCCGGGTGATGCGGGAGGGCGTCGTCCACGGCTACACCGTCGCCATCTGGTGGGCCGCCGGCATCATGCTGCTGGCCGGGCTCGTCGCGGGCCTGATGGTGACGAAGAAGGCCCCGGAACACGGCACCCCGACGACCACGAAGGTGCCGGAACCGGTGGCCTGA